In Bombus pascuorum chromosome 13, iyBomPasc1.1, whole genome shotgun sequence, a single genomic region encodes these proteins:
- the LOC132913627 gene encoding inactive dipeptidyl peptidase 10 isoform X3, with protein sequence MVFLNVNHFFKMLVSANPNQRNWRGILIALLVIVAVLTLIVTSVVLLTPPDEGPRVRGDRIRLSEVLSGELTPLLFNGTWVSGQHICYRDIWGGISLLHVSPKNITSRSLMSNETFRRLNPSKFSLSPDRNYLLLAYNVKKLFRYSYLAQYRIYDVNTGEIIPLTPYPEKDIHPYLLLAQWTPRDHGLVMVQDYDIFYITSPRSNTGYRVTNTAVPGILSNGLSDWLYEEEILHCSEAIWMSSDGHMMLYASFDDSLVDEMYISWYGDGYKALYPHIRSLRYPKPGTPNPIVRLYVADLADPKNIHTKVVKPPPIIEHVEHYFTTASWISSTEVCITWLTRAQNLSVVTICKSPSWHCQEIQKIAAEGRGWVDTPPEAPIFSANGSSYIAISPIKDGPTGYFKHIVWVNVAQKLVVPLTHGKFEVTQIVAWDQPNNTIYFIGIPPMRPGQRHLYYVSSLLPHVGSSLHPAVCVTCTATSEGNRNKHRTASSGIHSAWSDNNYIHDHYETQTESIQDKYVGQPKENVTKKQKAKTYITPEFTDQPCQYHKVIFPPVGTDYFVLECFGPGIPTVTLYKTNFPMPRLIHVLQNNTLLRERVAKLALPQIKTFPVQISGGYNAQVKLHLPPGLREDEITRYPLIVQVYGAPGSQLVTETFKIDWNTYLASRKNMIVAQIDGRGSGGQGYKFLHEVYYRLGSVEVADQLEVTEYLRDSLHFVDKQRVAVWGWSYGGFVAALALAHPGQDVFECGISVAPIVSWKLHDSAYAERYMGLPDVIANYKGYAESDVYEKVENLRNKMFYLVHGTADDNVQFQQSMVLTHYLAKKDILFRQQIYPDVGHKLTGVKGHLYLSMAQFLDDCFQKQVPTDAKPGLISGGVCL encoded by the exons CTTGTATCAGCGAATCCAAATCAAAGGAATTGGCGTGGCATTTTGATAGCTCTTCTTGTGATCGTTGCGGTCCTGACTTTAATTGTGACATCGGTTGTCTTATTAACACCGCCAGATGAGGGTCCCAGGGTACGAGGTGATAGAATAAGACTTTCTGAG GTACTCTCTGGAGAATTAACACCTCTCCTCTTCAATGGAACATGGGTAAGCGGGCAGCACATTTGCTATCGAGATATATGGGGTGGAATTTCGCTATTGCACGTTTCCCCAAAAAACATCACTTCCCGCAGTTTAATGTCCAATGAGACCTTT AGGAGACTGAATCCCAGCAAGTTCTCATTGTCACCGGATCGTAATTATTTACTCCTTGCGTACAATGTGAAGAAACTGTTCCGATACTCGTATTTAGCACAATATAGAATTTATGACGTAAATACAGG AGAAATTATACCATTGACTCCATATCCTGAGAAGGATATCCACCCTTACCTTTTGTTGGCACAATGGACTCCACGTGATCATGGTTTAGTTATGGTTCAGgattatgatattttttatataacaagCCCTAGGAGTAATACAGGATATCGTGTTACTAATACAGCAGTTCCTGGTATTTTGTCAAATGGATTGTCTGACTGGCTATATgaag AAGAGATTTTACATTGTTCAGAAGCAATTTGGATGTCATCAGATGGCCATATGATGCTGTATGCCTCCTTCGACGATTCACTTGTTGATGAAATGTATATATCTTGGTATGGGGACGGATACAAAGCTTTGTATCCTCATATACGATCTTTGCGTTATCCtaag CCAGGAACACCAAATCCTATAGTACGGCTCTATGTAGCAGACTTGGCAGATCCAAAGAACATTCATACGAAGGTAGTGAAACCGCCACCTATCATCGAGCATGT AGAACATTACTTTACAACGGCTTCTTGGATTTCATCAACGGAAGTCTGCATAACATGGTTGACTCGTGCACAAAATCTTTCTGTTGTGACTATTTGCAAGAGCCCATCGTGGCATTGTCAG GAAATTCAAAAGATAGCAGCTGAAGGTCGTGGTTGGGTAGATACTCCTCCAGAGGCACCTATTTTTTCAGCAAATGGCAGTAGTTACATTGCTATAAGCCCAATAAAGGATGGTCCAACTGGTTATTTCAAACATATTGTTTGGGTAAATGTTGCCCAAAAATTAGTCGTTCCACTTACTCatggaaaatttgaagttaCACAAATAGTAGCATGGGATCAGCCTAATAATACCAt ATACTTTATAGGTATTCCACCTATGAGACCAGGACAGAGGCATCTTTATTATGTGAGTTCATTGTTACCACACGTGGGTTCGTCTCTACATCCTGCTGTTTGTGTTACTTGTACAGCAACATCAGAAGGAAATCGAAATAAACATAGAACGGCTTCATCTGGTATTCATAGTGCTTGGTCTgacaataattatatacatgaTCATTATGAAACACAAACAGAAAGTATACAAGATAAATATGTCGGACAGCCAAAGGAAAATGTTACAAAGAAACAGAAAGCGAAAACATACATTACGCCAG aatttaCCGATCAACCTTGTCAATATCATAAAGTTATTTTCCCACCAGTTGGAACTGATTATTTTGTTTTGGAATGTTTTGGGCCTGGTATACCCACtgttactttatataaaactaatttTCCTATGCCACGTCTTATCCATGTCTTACAgaataatacattattacgt GAACGAGTTGCTAAACTTGCACTCCcacaaataaaaacatttcctGTTCAAATAAGTGGTGGATATAATGCACAAGTAAAATTGCATTTACCACCTGGACTAAGAGAAGATGAAATCACCAGATATCCTTTAATTGTACAAGT gtaTGGTGCACCAGGCTCACAGCTAGTAACAGAAACGTTTAAAATTGATTGGAATACTTATTTGGCTAGTAGAAAAAATATGATTGTTGCACAAATTGATGGGAGAGGTAGCGGAGGCCAAGGCTATAAGTTTCTTCACGAAGTGTATTATAGACTCGGCTCTGTAGAAGTTGCTGATCAACTTGAAGTGACTGa gtATTTGCGGGATTCATTGCATTTCGTGGATAAGCAACGAGTGGCTGTTTGGGGTTGGAGTTATGGAGGTTTCGTAGCTGCCCTTGCGCTGGCGCATCCTGGGCAAGATGTTTTTGAATGTGGTATAAGTGTAGCACCTATTGTTTCATGGAAACTTCATG aTTCAGCATATGCTGAAAGATACATGGGTTTACCAGATGTTATAGCAAATTATAAAGGATACGCCGAATCGGACGTGTAtgagaaagtggaaaatttacgaaataaaatgttttatttagtGCATGGCACTGCAGATGATAACGTCCAATTTCAACAATCCATGGTACTTACGCATTACCTTGCAAAAAAAGACATACTTTTCCGACAACAG ATATATCCAGACGTGGGTCATAAATTGACAGGAGTGAAAGGTCACCTCTACTTATCAATGGCTCAATTTTTGGATGATTGTTTCCAGAAACAAGTACCTACTGATGCAAAACCTGGTCTCATCAGTGGTGGAGTTTGTCTGTAG
- the LOC132913627 gene encoding inactive dipeptidyl peptidase 10 isoform X5, giving the protein MEELVSANPNQRNWRGILIALLVIVAVLTLIVTSVVLLTPPDEGPRVRGDRIRLSEVLSGELTPLLFNGTWVSGQHICYRDIWGGISLLHVSPKNITSRSLMSNETFRRLNPSKFSLSPDRNYLLLAYNVKKLFRYSYLAQYRIYDVNTGEIIPLTPYPEKDIHPYLLLAQWTPRDHGLVMVQDYDIFYITSPRSNTGYRVTNTAVPGILSNGLSDWLYEEEILHCSEAIWMSSDGHMMLYASFDDSLVDEMYISWYGDGYKALYPHIRSLRYPKPGTPNPIVRLYVADLADPKNIHTKVVKPPPIIEHVEHYFTTASWISSTEVCITWLTRAQNLSVVTICKSPSWHCQEIQKIAAEGRGWVDTPPEAPIFSANGSSYIAISPIKDGPTGYFKHIVWVNVAQKLVVPLTHGKFEVTQIVAWDQPNNTIYFIGIPPMRPGQRHLYYVSSLLPHVGSSLHPAVCVTCTATSEGNRNKHRTASSGIHSAWSDNNYIHDHYETQTESIQDKYVGQPKENVTKKQKAKTYITPEFTDQPCQYHKVIFPPVGTDYFVLECFGPGIPTVTLYKTNFPMPRLIHVLQNNTLLRERVAKLALPQIKTFPVQISGGYNAQVKLHLPPGLREDEITRYPLIVQVYGAPGSQLVTETFKIDWNTYLASRKNMIVAQIDGRGSGGQGYKFLHEVYYRLGSVEVADQLEVTEYLRDSLHFVDKQRVAVWGWSYGGFVAALALAHPGQDVFECGISVAPIVSWKLHDSAYAERYMGLPDVIANYKGYAESDVYEKVENLRNKMFYLVHGTADDNVQFQQSMVLTHYLAKKDILFRQQIYPDVGHKLTGVKGHLYLSMAQFLDDCFQKQVPTDAKPGLISGGVCL; this is encoded by the exons GAGCTTGTATCAGCGAATCCAAATCAAAGGAATTGGCGTGGCATTTTGATAGCTCTTCTTGTGATCGTTGCGGTCCTGACTTTAATTGTGACATCGGTTGTCTTATTAACACCGCCAGATGAGGGTCCCAGGGTACGAGGTGATAGAATAAGACTTTCTGAG GTACTCTCTGGAGAATTAACACCTCTCCTCTTCAATGGAACATGGGTAAGCGGGCAGCACATTTGCTATCGAGATATATGGGGTGGAATTTCGCTATTGCACGTTTCCCCAAAAAACATCACTTCCCGCAGTTTAATGTCCAATGAGACCTTT AGGAGACTGAATCCCAGCAAGTTCTCATTGTCACCGGATCGTAATTATTTACTCCTTGCGTACAATGTGAAGAAACTGTTCCGATACTCGTATTTAGCACAATATAGAATTTATGACGTAAATACAGG AGAAATTATACCATTGACTCCATATCCTGAGAAGGATATCCACCCTTACCTTTTGTTGGCACAATGGACTCCACGTGATCATGGTTTAGTTATGGTTCAGgattatgatattttttatataacaagCCCTAGGAGTAATACAGGATATCGTGTTACTAATACAGCAGTTCCTGGTATTTTGTCAAATGGATTGTCTGACTGGCTATATgaag AAGAGATTTTACATTGTTCAGAAGCAATTTGGATGTCATCAGATGGCCATATGATGCTGTATGCCTCCTTCGACGATTCACTTGTTGATGAAATGTATATATCTTGGTATGGGGACGGATACAAAGCTTTGTATCCTCATATACGATCTTTGCGTTATCCtaag CCAGGAACACCAAATCCTATAGTACGGCTCTATGTAGCAGACTTGGCAGATCCAAAGAACATTCATACGAAGGTAGTGAAACCGCCACCTATCATCGAGCATGT AGAACATTACTTTACAACGGCTTCTTGGATTTCATCAACGGAAGTCTGCATAACATGGTTGACTCGTGCACAAAATCTTTCTGTTGTGACTATTTGCAAGAGCCCATCGTGGCATTGTCAG GAAATTCAAAAGATAGCAGCTGAAGGTCGTGGTTGGGTAGATACTCCTCCAGAGGCACCTATTTTTTCAGCAAATGGCAGTAGTTACATTGCTATAAGCCCAATAAAGGATGGTCCAACTGGTTATTTCAAACATATTGTTTGGGTAAATGTTGCCCAAAAATTAGTCGTTCCACTTACTCatggaaaatttgaagttaCACAAATAGTAGCATGGGATCAGCCTAATAATACCAt ATACTTTATAGGTATTCCACCTATGAGACCAGGACAGAGGCATCTTTATTATGTGAGTTCATTGTTACCACACGTGGGTTCGTCTCTACATCCTGCTGTTTGTGTTACTTGTACAGCAACATCAGAAGGAAATCGAAATAAACATAGAACGGCTTCATCTGGTATTCATAGTGCTTGGTCTgacaataattatatacatgaTCATTATGAAACACAAACAGAAAGTATACAAGATAAATATGTCGGACAGCCAAAGGAAAATGTTACAAAGAAACAGAAAGCGAAAACATACATTACGCCAG aatttaCCGATCAACCTTGTCAATATCATAAAGTTATTTTCCCACCAGTTGGAACTGATTATTTTGTTTTGGAATGTTTTGGGCCTGGTATACCCACtgttactttatataaaactaatttTCCTATGCCACGTCTTATCCATGTCTTACAgaataatacattattacgt GAACGAGTTGCTAAACTTGCACTCCcacaaataaaaacatttcctGTTCAAATAAGTGGTGGATATAATGCACAAGTAAAATTGCATTTACCACCTGGACTAAGAGAAGATGAAATCACCAGATATCCTTTAATTGTACAAGT gtaTGGTGCACCAGGCTCACAGCTAGTAACAGAAACGTTTAAAATTGATTGGAATACTTATTTGGCTAGTAGAAAAAATATGATTGTTGCACAAATTGATGGGAGAGGTAGCGGAGGCCAAGGCTATAAGTTTCTTCACGAAGTGTATTATAGACTCGGCTCTGTAGAAGTTGCTGATCAACTTGAAGTGACTGa gtATTTGCGGGATTCATTGCATTTCGTGGATAAGCAACGAGTGGCTGTTTGGGGTTGGAGTTATGGAGGTTTCGTAGCTGCCCTTGCGCTGGCGCATCCTGGGCAAGATGTTTTTGAATGTGGTATAAGTGTAGCACCTATTGTTTCATGGAAACTTCATG aTTCAGCATATGCTGAAAGATACATGGGTTTACCAGATGTTATAGCAAATTATAAAGGATACGCCGAATCGGACGTGTAtgagaaagtggaaaatttacgaaataaaatgttttatttagtGCATGGCACTGCAGATGATAACGTCCAATTTCAACAATCCATGGTACTTACGCATTACCTTGCAAAAAAAGACATACTTTTCCGACAACAG ATATATCCAGACGTGGGTCATAAATTGACAGGAGTGAAAGGTCACCTCTACTTATCAATGGCTCAATTTTTGGATGATTGTTTCCAGAAACAAGTACCTACTGATGCAAAACCTGGTCTCATCAGTGGTGGAGTTTGTCTGTAG
- the LOC132913627 gene encoding inactive dipeptidyl peptidase 10 isoform X1 → MVFLNVNHFFKMELVSANPNQRNWRGILIALLVIVAVLTLIVTSVVLLTPPDEGPRVRGDRIRLSEVLSGELTPLLFNGTWVSGQHICYRDIWGGISLLHVSPKNITSRSLMSNETFRRLNPSKFSLSPDRNYLLLAYNVKKLFRYSYLAQYRIYDVNTGEIIPLTPYPEKDIHPYLLLAQWTPRDHGLVMVQDYDIFYITSPRSNTGYRVTNTAVPGILSNGLSDWLYEEEILHCSEAIWMSSDGHMMLYASFDDSLVDEMYISWYGDGYKALYPHIRSLRYPKPGTPNPIVRLYVADLADPKNIHTKVVKPPPIIEHVEHYFTTASWISSTEVCITWLTRAQNLSVVTICKSPSWHCQEIQKIAAEGRGWVDTPPEAPIFSANGSSYIAISPIKDGPTGYFKHIVWVNVAQKLVVPLTHGKFEVTQIVAWDQPNNTIYFIGIPPMRPGQRHLYYVSSLLPHVGSSLHPAVCVTCTATSEGNRNKHRTASSGIHSAWSDNNYIHDHYETQTESIQDKYVGQPKENVTKKQKAKTYITPEFTDQPCQYHKVIFPPVGTDYFVLECFGPGIPTVTLYKTNFPMPRLIHVLQNNTLLRERVAKLALPQIKTFPVQISGGYNAQVKLHLPPGLREDEITRYPLIVQVYGAPGSQLVTETFKIDWNTYLASRKNMIVAQIDGRGSGGQGYKFLHEVYYRLGSVEVADQLEVTEYLRDSLHFVDKQRVAVWGWSYGGFVAALALAHPGQDVFECGISVAPIVSWKLHDSAYAERYMGLPDVIANYKGYAESDVYEKVENLRNKMFYLVHGTADDNVQFQQSMVLTHYLAKKDILFRQQIYPDVGHKLTGVKGHLYLSMAQFLDDCFQKQVPTDAKPGLISGGVCL, encoded by the exons GAGCTTGTATCAGCGAATCCAAATCAAAGGAATTGGCGTGGCATTTTGATAGCTCTTCTTGTGATCGTTGCGGTCCTGACTTTAATTGTGACATCGGTTGTCTTATTAACACCGCCAGATGAGGGTCCCAGGGTACGAGGTGATAGAATAAGACTTTCTGAG GTACTCTCTGGAGAATTAACACCTCTCCTCTTCAATGGAACATGGGTAAGCGGGCAGCACATTTGCTATCGAGATATATGGGGTGGAATTTCGCTATTGCACGTTTCCCCAAAAAACATCACTTCCCGCAGTTTAATGTCCAATGAGACCTTT AGGAGACTGAATCCCAGCAAGTTCTCATTGTCACCGGATCGTAATTATTTACTCCTTGCGTACAATGTGAAGAAACTGTTCCGATACTCGTATTTAGCACAATATAGAATTTATGACGTAAATACAGG AGAAATTATACCATTGACTCCATATCCTGAGAAGGATATCCACCCTTACCTTTTGTTGGCACAATGGACTCCACGTGATCATGGTTTAGTTATGGTTCAGgattatgatattttttatataacaagCCCTAGGAGTAATACAGGATATCGTGTTACTAATACAGCAGTTCCTGGTATTTTGTCAAATGGATTGTCTGACTGGCTATATgaag AAGAGATTTTACATTGTTCAGAAGCAATTTGGATGTCATCAGATGGCCATATGATGCTGTATGCCTCCTTCGACGATTCACTTGTTGATGAAATGTATATATCTTGGTATGGGGACGGATACAAAGCTTTGTATCCTCATATACGATCTTTGCGTTATCCtaag CCAGGAACACCAAATCCTATAGTACGGCTCTATGTAGCAGACTTGGCAGATCCAAAGAACATTCATACGAAGGTAGTGAAACCGCCACCTATCATCGAGCATGT AGAACATTACTTTACAACGGCTTCTTGGATTTCATCAACGGAAGTCTGCATAACATGGTTGACTCGTGCACAAAATCTTTCTGTTGTGACTATTTGCAAGAGCCCATCGTGGCATTGTCAG GAAATTCAAAAGATAGCAGCTGAAGGTCGTGGTTGGGTAGATACTCCTCCAGAGGCACCTATTTTTTCAGCAAATGGCAGTAGTTACATTGCTATAAGCCCAATAAAGGATGGTCCAACTGGTTATTTCAAACATATTGTTTGGGTAAATGTTGCCCAAAAATTAGTCGTTCCACTTACTCatggaaaatttgaagttaCACAAATAGTAGCATGGGATCAGCCTAATAATACCAt ATACTTTATAGGTATTCCACCTATGAGACCAGGACAGAGGCATCTTTATTATGTGAGTTCATTGTTACCACACGTGGGTTCGTCTCTACATCCTGCTGTTTGTGTTACTTGTACAGCAACATCAGAAGGAAATCGAAATAAACATAGAACGGCTTCATCTGGTATTCATAGTGCTTGGTCTgacaataattatatacatgaTCATTATGAAACACAAACAGAAAGTATACAAGATAAATATGTCGGACAGCCAAAGGAAAATGTTACAAAGAAACAGAAAGCGAAAACATACATTACGCCAG aatttaCCGATCAACCTTGTCAATATCATAAAGTTATTTTCCCACCAGTTGGAACTGATTATTTTGTTTTGGAATGTTTTGGGCCTGGTATACCCACtgttactttatataaaactaatttTCCTATGCCACGTCTTATCCATGTCTTACAgaataatacattattacgt GAACGAGTTGCTAAACTTGCACTCCcacaaataaaaacatttcctGTTCAAATAAGTGGTGGATATAATGCACAAGTAAAATTGCATTTACCACCTGGACTAAGAGAAGATGAAATCACCAGATATCCTTTAATTGTACAAGT gtaTGGTGCACCAGGCTCACAGCTAGTAACAGAAACGTTTAAAATTGATTGGAATACTTATTTGGCTAGTAGAAAAAATATGATTGTTGCACAAATTGATGGGAGAGGTAGCGGAGGCCAAGGCTATAAGTTTCTTCACGAAGTGTATTATAGACTCGGCTCTGTAGAAGTTGCTGATCAACTTGAAGTGACTGa gtATTTGCGGGATTCATTGCATTTCGTGGATAAGCAACGAGTGGCTGTTTGGGGTTGGAGTTATGGAGGTTTCGTAGCTGCCCTTGCGCTGGCGCATCCTGGGCAAGATGTTTTTGAATGTGGTATAAGTGTAGCACCTATTGTTTCATGGAAACTTCATG aTTCAGCATATGCTGAAAGATACATGGGTTTACCAGATGTTATAGCAAATTATAAAGGATACGCCGAATCGGACGTGTAtgagaaagtggaaaatttacgaaataaaatgttttatttagtGCATGGCACTGCAGATGATAACGTCCAATTTCAACAATCCATGGTACTTACGCATTACCTTGCAAAAAAAGACATACTTTTCCGACAACAG ATATATCCAGACGTGGGTCATAAATTGACAGGAGTGAAAGGTCACCTCTACTTATCAATGGCTCAATTTTTGGATGATTGTTTCCAGAAACAAGTACCTACTGATGCAAAACCTGGTCTCATCAGTGGTGGAGTTTGTCTGTAG